From one Synechocystis sp. PCC 6803 substr. PCC-P genomic stretch:
- a CDS encoding type II CAAX prenyl endopeptidase Rce1 family protein — translation MKQWRWRMVLVAIAALVVISLATLFQPQETSGRIPDYQISSQLPANQVDYYPLQQNLDEAYYRPLGEWLGRLILPTVEETKARTGDWVWLELYQAPSIQQGLVGQKLRLTWQSNADLDRYLKLVTTDVNFTPAALKSEQAGNLLPNRLNGRSQVGPLQSLAGARPVDDVLVRFVQAQVNVPVGNQAEIKLATMPEMVTGRYQALVKIIGPAPNAPANAIPQDCPGTKPCPADLMLVQHYNPGSKEFDGPQETIRIPQQPHLNGDRFMSTPRDLASSPVGQAGWYVYGAQGKDGIFTVQSLNPRSLVQLQPDEQIFRLGPGRDYISHKNWQNTPARKGTVQKVLVDPRSDSPAVALGQWQEGDRLLGMHLFGGIGGALGEKIMLGTVTGHFSFSLPKVIRDPFTEELQWEIPYYQVYAHNPQGIIAGSQTWENYAGNLQRGWIQSRPFADVVVKLDVLEDYNFGGSVLSPLDELQKQLQIMMARYRTGDGTGYAGVSPAASCVQDSNQALYLAIVGLQQKVQNSPEIITWLAQHGNSPENQRFQRLQQLGDRLLTMLKPRGITREDWQNNAATLAGLDPDNPTNQYDFIQENTLANALLSWQSMLPRLNQDILNQIFLEQGAQLWFMRPNQVGGSMPEILPLAPTGIFGDVPVLSALARRILAAIVFLPRPQDWQFFGIAVVVYGAIAMTLGFKFGLLQWQWWGQSLGGSMKSILALFFLPALGEELVFRVMLLPYPTELNLFWPTLGAMLLSLVLFLLYHPLNALLFYPRGRNVFFQPIFLGLTGLLAVATTAIYWHSGSLWLIAIFHWLVVVTWLMLLGGYGKLAHQKAKR, via the coding sequence ATGAAGCAATGGCGCTGGCGGATGGTATTGGTGGCGATCGCCGCTCTGGTGGTGATTTCCCTAGCTACGCTGTTTCAACCTCAGGAAACCTCTGGCCGCATCCCGGATTATCAAATTAGCAGTCAGTTGCCCGCCAACCAGGTAGATTATTATCCTCTGCAACAGAATTTAGATGAGGCGTATTATCGGCCTTTGGGAGAGTGGTTGGGTCGTTTAATCCTGCCGACGGTGGAAGAAACTAAAGCCAGGACAGGAGATTGGGTTTGGTTGGAACTGTATCAAGCGCCTTCTATCCAACAGGGATTAGTGGGACAAAAACTCCGTCTCACCTGGCAGAGCAATGCTGATTTGGACAGATACCTCAAACTAGTGACCACGGATGTAAATTTTACCCCTGCCGCTTTGAAGAGTGAACAGGCAGGAAATTTATTGCCCAACCGTTTAAATGGGCGATCGCAGGTGGGGCCTTTGCAATCCTTGGCCGGAGCTAGACCAGTGGACGATGTGCTGGTGCGGTTTGTCCAGGCCCAAGTTAATGTTCCTGTGGGCAACCAGGCGGAAATTAAACTGGCCACCATGCCGGAAATGGTGACGGGACGCTACCAAGCCCTGGTGAAAATTATTGGCCCTGCGCCCAATGCTCCCGCCAATGCCATACCGCAGGATTGCCCTGGAACTAAACCCTGCCCAGCGGATTTGATGCTGGTGCAACATTACAACCCTGGCAGTAAAGAGTTTGACGGGCCCCAGGAAACCATTCGCATTCCCCAACAACCCCACTTAAACGGCGATCGGTTTATGTCCACCCCCAGGGATTTGGCTAGTTCCCCCGTGGGTCAGGCGGGTTGGTACGTCTATGGTGCCCAGGGAAAAGATGGCATATTTACGGTCCAATCCCTCAACCCCCGATCCTTGGTGCAATTGCAACCCGATGAACAAATTTTTCGCCTCGGTCCCGGTCGGGACTACATTAGTCACAAAAATTGGCAGAATACCCCTGCTCGCAAAGGCACAGTCCAAAAGGTTTTAGTTGATCCCCGCAGTGATTCCCCCGCAGTAGCTTTAGGGCAATGGCAAGAAGGCGATCGCCTGTTGGGGATGCATTTATTTGGCGGCATTGGGGGCGCATTGGGGGAAAAAATTATGTTGGGTACGGTGACGGGGCATTTTTCCTTTAGCTTGCCCAAAGTTATCCGGGATCCCTTTACAGAGGAGTTGCAGTGGGAAATTCCCTACTATCAGGTCTATGCCCATAATCCCCAGGGCATCATTGCTGGTTCCCAAACCTGGGAAAACTACGCGGGTAATTTGCAGCGGGGCTGGATTCAGAGTCGTCCTTTTGCCGATGTAGTAGTCAAACTGGATGTGTTGGAGGACTATAACTTCGGCGGCTCCGTACTTTCTCCCCTGGATGAGTTGCAAAAACAATTGCAAATCATGATGGCTCGATACCGCACGGGGGATGGCACTGGCTACGCAGGGGTTAGTCCAGCAGCTTCCTGTGTACAGGATTCCAACCAAGCTTTGTACTTGGCCATTGTTGGTCTACAGCAAAAGGTGCAAAATAGCCCGGAAATTATCACTTGGTTAGCCCAGCATGGCAATTCCCCGGAAAATCAACGTTTCCAACGGCTACAGCAATTAGGCGATCGCCTGTTGACGATGTTAAAACCCAGGGGTATTACCAGGGAAGATTGGCAAAACAATGCCGCCACCCTAGCCGGTTTAGATCCGGATAATCCCACCAATCAATACGATTTCATCCAGGAAAATACCCTAGCCAATGCCCTGCTCAGTTGGCAGTCCATGTTGCCCCGGTTGAATCAGGATATTCTCAACCAAATTTTCTTGGAACAGGGTGCTCAGCTTTGGTTTATGCGCCCCAACCAAGTGGGAGGATCGATGCCGGAAATTTTACCCCTGGCCCCCACTGGTATTTTTGGCGATGTGCCTGTTCTTTCCGCCTTAGCTCGGCGCATTTTGGCCGCGATAGTATTTTTACCCCGGCCCCAGGATTGGCAATTCTTCGGGATCGCTGTTGTCGTCTACGGGGCGATCGCCATGACCTTGGGCTTTAAATTTGGTCTATTGCAATGGCAATGGTGGGGGCAATCCTTGGGGGGCAGTATGAAGTCAATCCTGGCCCTATTCTTTCTGCCGGCGCTGGGGGAAGAATTAGTGTTTCGGGTTATGCTGTTGCCCTATCCCACGGAACTGAATTTGTTTTGGCCAACGCTGGGGGCCATGCTGCTGAGTTTAGTGCTCTTTTTGCTCTACCATCCCCTCAACGCCCTCCTGTTTTATCCCAGGGGAAGAAATGTATTTTTCCAGCCTATTTTTCTCGGTCTTACCGGACTACTGGCGGTGGCAACCACAGCAATTTATTGGCACAGTGGCTCCCTATGGTTAATCGCCATTTTCCATTGGTTGGTGGTGGTAACGTGGCTAATGCTCTTGGGGGGTTACGGTAAATTAGCCCATCAAAAAGCCAAAAGATGA
- a CDS encoding DUF1815 family protein, whose amino-acid sequence MFTRLAQQHRDFVKDLVMSLRALATVLENRGYIASCYTCGDQLNSASFMVSLGENHLIRFLVSDYGITWTEMRDDRELMKLEGAEAIAQLEELANVVKYCLADAPKGGRKKRKTAQLQLV is encoded by the coding sequence GTGTTTACTCGACTTGCCCAGCAACACCGCGATTTCGTGAAGGATTTAGTCATGAGCTTGAGGGCTTTGGCCACTGTGCTCGAAAATCGGGGCTACATTGCTTCTTGCTACACCTGTGGCGACCAACTCAACAGCGCCTCCTTCATGGTGAGCTTGGGGGAAAATCATCTGATCCGCTTTTTGGTATCGGACTACGGCATCACCTGGACAGAAATGCGGGATGACCGAGAATTAATGAAATTAGAAGGAGCCGAGGCGATCGCCCAATTGGAAGAATTGGCCAATGTGGTCAAATATTGCCTAGCAGATGCCCCCAAAGGTGGCCGCAAAAAGCGCAAAACCGCCCAACTACAACTAGTCTAG
- a CDS encoding PAS domain S-box protein: MGKFLIPIEFVFLAIAMTCYLWHRQNQERRRIEISIKQQTQRERFINQITQHIRQSLNLETVLNTTVAEVKTLLQVDRVLIYRIWQDGTGSAITESVNANYPSILGRTFSDEVFPVEYHQAYTKGKVRAINDIDQDDIEICLADFVKQFGVKSKLVVPILQHNRASSLDNESEFPYLWGLLITHQCAFTRPWQPWEVELMKQLANQVAIAIQQSELYEQLQQLNKDLENRVEKRTQQLAATNQSLRMEISERQKTEAALRHTNHTLQSLIAASPRGIFTLNLADQIQIWNPTAERIFGWTETEIIAHPELLTSNILLEDYQQFKQKVLSGMVSPSLELKCQKKDGSWIEIVLSAAPLLDSEENIAGLVAVVADITEQKRQAEQIRLLQSVVVNTNDAVVITEAEPIDDPGPRILYVNEAFTKITGYTAEEMLGKTPRVLQGPKTSRTELDRVRQAISQWQSVTVEVINYRKDGSEFWVEFSLVPVANKTGFYTHWIAVQRDVTERRRTEEVRLALEREKELSRLKTRFFSMASHEFRTPLSTALAAAQLLENSEVAWLDPDKRSRNLHRIQNSVKNMVQLLDDILIINRAEAGKLEFNPNWLDLKLLFQQFIEEIQLSVSDQYYFDFICSAQDTKALVDERLVRSILSNLLSNAIKYSPGGGQIKIALSLDSEQIIFEVTDQGIGISPEDQKQIFEPFHRGKNVRNITGTGLGLMVAKKCVDLHSGSILLKSAVDQGTTVTICLKRYNHLPRA, translated from the coding sequence ATGGGCAAATTTCTAATTCCAATCGAATTTGTTTTTCTGGCGATCGCCATGACCTGTTATTTATGGCACAGACAAAACCAAGAACGCCGCAGGATTGAAATTAGCATCAAGCAACAAACCCAACGGGAACGATTTATTAACCAAATTACCCAACATATCCGCCAATCTTTAAACTTGGAAACGGTTTTAAATACCACCGTCGCTGAAGTTAAAACCCTGTTGCAAGTTGATCGAGTTCTAATTTATCGCATTTGGCAAGATGGCACGGGCAGCGCCATTACGGAATCGGTGAATGCCAATTATCCTAGTATTTTAGGGCGGACCTTTTCCGATGAAGTTTTTCCCGTTGAATACCATCAAGCCTACACCAAAGGTAAAGTACGGGCCATTAATGACATTGACCAGGATGACATAGAGATTTGCCTAGCTGATTTCGTCAAACAATTTGGCGTGAAATCAAAATTAGTAGTGCCCATTCTTCAACATAATCGTGCTTCTTCCCTAGATAATGAATCAGAATTTCCCTATCTTTGGGGGCTGTTAATTACCCATCAATGTGCTTTTACCCGGCCATGGCAACCGTGGGAAGTGGAGTTAATGAAACAGCTAGCCAATCAGGTCGCGATCGCCATCCAACAATCGGAATTATATGAGCAATTACAGCAACTCAATAAAGATTTGGAAAACCGAGTCGAAAAACGCACCCAGCAACTTGCCGCCACCAATCAATCCCTAAGAATGGAAATCAGTGAGCGACAAAAAACGGAAGCCGCTCTCCGCCACACTAACCATACTCTGCAATCCCTGATTGCGGCCTCCCCCAGGGGTATTTTTACCCTTAATTTAGCAGACCAAATTCAGATTTGGAATCCTACAGCAGAACGTATTTTTGGTTGGACAGAAACAGAAATTATTGCCCATCCAGAATTATTAACATCCAACATTTTGCTGGAAGATTATCAGCAATTTAAACAGAAAGTTTTATCAGGCATGGTTTCCCCTAGCCTAGAATTAAAATGTCAAAAAAAAGATGGTAGTTGGATTGAAATTGTCCTTTCCGCTGCTCCCCTATTGGATAGTGAAGAAAATATTGCCGGATTGGTGGCGGTTGTCGCCGATATTACCGAGCAAAAGCGGCAGGCAGAACAAATTCGTTTGCTACAATCCGTTGTGGTTAATACTAATGATGCGGTGGTGATTACGGAAGCGGAGCCCATTGATGATCCCGGGCCGAGAATTCTCTATGTCAATGAAGCATTTACTAAAATCACCGGTTATACTGCTGAAGAAATGCTAGGCAAAACCCCCCGAGTTTTACAGGGACCAAAAACTAGTCGCACTGAATTAGATAGGGTGCGGCAAGCCATTAGTCAATGGCAATCAGTTACCGTTGAAGTGATTAATTATCGTAAGGATGGCAGTGAGTTTTGGGTGGAATTTAGTCTGGTGCCCGTTGCCAATAAAACAGGTTTTTACACCCATTGGATTGCTGTGCAAAGGGATGTCACTGAGCGCCGACGCACGGAGGAAGTCCGCCTAGCTTTAGAACGGGAAAAAGAATTAAGCCGCCTAAAAACTCGTTTTTTCTCCATGGCTTCCCATGAATTTCGTACTCCCCTCAGTACGGCCTTAGCTGCTGCCCAATTACTGGAAAATTCTGAAGTGGCCTGGCTTGATCCCGATAAGCGTAGCCGGAACTTACACCGTATTCAAAATTCCGTGAAAAATATGGTACAGCTCCTGGATGATATTTTAATCATTAACCGTGCCGAAGCGGGCAAATTGGAATTTAATCCTAATTGGTTAGATTTGAAATTATTGTTCCAGCAATTTATCGAAGAAATTCAATTAAGTGTCAGTGACCAATATTATTTTGACTTTATTTGTAGCGCTCAAGATACGAAGGCATTGGTGGATGAAAGGTTAGTGCGGTCTATTTTATCTAATCTGTTATCTAATGCGATTAAATACTCTCCCGGGGGAGGGCAGATTAAAATTGCCCTAAGCCTAGATTCGGAACAGATTATTTTTGAAGTCACCGACCAGGGCATTGGCATTTCGCCAGAGGACCAAAAGCAAATTTTTGAACCCTTTCATCGGGGCAAAAATGTCAGAAATATTACGGGAACAGGACTCGGTTTAATGGTTGCCAAGAAATGTGTTGACTTACACAGTGGCAGTATCTTGCTAAAAAGTGCAGTTGACCAGGGAACAACAGTTACTATCTGTTTAAAACGCTATAACCATTTGCCTCGAGCTTAG
- a CDS encoding phycobilisome rod-core linker polypeptide, which yields MTLPLIAYAPVSQNQRVTNYEVSGDEHARIFTTEGTLSPSAMDNLIAAAYRQVFNEQQMIQSNRQIALESQFKNQQITVRDFIRGLALSDSFRRRNFEVNNNYRFVQMCIQRLLGRDVYSEEEKIAWSIVIATKGLPGFINELLNSQEYLENFGYDTVPYQRRRILPQRISGELPFARMPRYGADHREKLEAIGYFRNQAPLTYRWEWQKQPYPAGVYLAGKVVLYVGGALVSLGIIAVALSAWGIIGL from the coding sequence ATGACACTGCCTTTAATTGCTTATGCTCCCGTTAGTCAGAATCAACGGGTTACCAACTACGAAGTCTCTGGAGATGAACACGCTCGTATTTTCACCACGGAGGGCACCCTTTCTCCCTCTGCCATGGATAATCTGATCGCCGCAGCCTATCGTCAGGTGTTCAACGAGCAACAAATGATTCAAAGTAATCGGCAGATTGCCTTAGAATCCCAATTCAAAAATCAGCAAATTACCGTGCGGGATTTTATCCGTGGTCTAGCTCTTTCGGATAGCTTTCGTCGTCGCAATTTTGAAGTAAATAATAATTATCGTTTTGTACAAATGTGTATTCAACGATTACTGGGTCGAGATGTTTATAGTGAAGAAGAAAAAATTGCTTGGTCCATTGTGATCGCCACTAAAGGGTTACCTGGCTTCATCAACGAACTGCTCAATAGTCAAGAATATTTAGAAAACTTTGGCTACGATACTGTGCCCTATCAACGGCGGCGCATTCTGCCCCAACGGATTAGTGGTGAGTTACCCTTTGCCCGGATGCCCCGTTACGGTGCTGATCATCGGGAAAAATTAGAGGCGATCGGCTACTTCCGCAACCAAGCTCCGTTAACTTACCGTTGGGAATGGCAAAAGCAACCCTATCCCGCCGGGGTTTATCTAGCAGGGAAAGTCGTGCTTTACGTCGGAGGGGCGTTAGTCAGTTTAGGGATAATTGCCGTTGCCCTTAGTGCTTGGGGCATTATTGGGTTGTAG
- a CDS encoding response regulator transcription factor, with protein MRILLVEDDLPLAETLAEALSDQLYTVDIATDASLAWDYASRLEYDLVILDVMLPELDGITLCQKWRSHSYLMPILMMTARDTINDKITGLDAGADDYVVKPVDLGELFARVRALLRRGCATCQPVLEWGPIRLDPSTYEVSYDNEVLSLTRKEYSILELLLRNGRRVLSRSMIIDSIWKLESPPEEDTVKVHVRSLRQKLKSAGLSADAIETVHGIGYRLANLTEKSLCQGKN; from the coding sequence ATGAGAATTCTTTTAGTGGAGGATGATTTGCCGCTGGCGGAAACCCTTGCTGAAGCATTGAGTGACCAGCTTTACACCGTTGATATTGCCACCGACGCTTCCCTCGCCTGGGACTATGCCTCCCGACTGGAATATGACCTCGTTATTTTGGATGTGATGCTGCCGGAGTTGGACGGGATTACCCTCTGTCAAAAATGGCGATCGCACAGTTATTTAATGCCAATTTTGATGATGACAGCCAGGGATACGATCAATGATAAAATCACGGGCTTGGATGCGGGGGCGGATGATTATGTGGTCAAGCCAGTGGATTTGGGGGAGTTATTTGCCAGGGTGCGAGCTTTGTTGCGTCGGGGTTGTGCAACGTGCCAACCAGTTTTAGAGTGGGGGCCAATCAGGTTGGATCCAAGCACCTATGAAGTTAGTTATGACAATGAGGTTTTGTCTTTGACCCGCAAGGAATACAGCATTCTGGAATTACTACTCCGCAATGGCCGTCGGGTGCTAAGTCGGAGCATGATTATCGATAGTATCTGGAAGTTGGAGAGTCCCCCAGAGGAAGATACGGTTAAGGTGCATGTGCGGAGTTTGCGACAAAAATTAAAAAGTGCCGGTTTATCAGCAGATGCCATTGAAACGGTCCATGGCATTGGGTATCGTCTGGCCAATTTAACGGAAAAATCTTTGTGCCAAGGGAAAAACTAG
- the leuC gene encoding 3-isopropylmalate dehydratase large subunit, with amino-acid sequence MSARTLFDKVWDLHTISVLPSGQTQLFIGLHLIHEVTSPQAFAMLKERGLRVMYPERTVATVDHIVPTENQQRPFQDSLAEEMMQALEVNTKAHNIRFHPIGSGNQGIVHVIAPEQGLTQPGMTIACGDSHTSTHGAFGAIAFGIGTSQVRDVLAAQSLSLNKLKVRKIEVNGDLAPGVYAKDVILHIIRKLGVKGGVGYAYEYAGSTFVAMNMEERMTVCNMSIEGGARCGYINPDEVTFAYLKGREFAPQGEDWDKAVQWWRSIASEPDAVYDDVVSFRAEDIEPTVTWGITPGQGIGISEPVPTLDSLNPDDQAIASEAYKYMQFQPGQPLKGTKVDVCFIGSCTNGRLSDLEEAAKVAKGHQVAAGVKAFVVPGSEQVKQQAEAAGLDQIFQAAGFEWREAGCSMCLAMNPDKLQGDQLSASSSNRNFKGRQGSASGRTLLMSPAMVAAAAITGQVADVREVLG; translated from the coding sequence ATGAGCGCAAGAACCTTATTTGACAAAGTTTGGGATCTCCACACCATCAGTGTTTTGCCATCGGGTCAAACCCAACTCTTCATCGGGTTGCACCTGATCCACGAAGTCACCAGTCCCCAGGCCTTTGCCATGCTGAAAGAGCGGGGGTTGCGGGTTATGTATCCAGAAAGAACGGTGGCTACGGTGGACCACATTGTGCCGACGGAAAATCAGCAACGGCCTTTCCAGGATTCCTTAGCTGAAGAAATGATGCAAGCGTTGGAGGTTAATACCAAAGCCCATAATATTCGCTTCCATCCCATTGGCTCCGGCAATCAAGGCATTGTCCATGTCATTGCCCCGGAACAGGGCCTAACCCAACCAGGTATGACCATTGCCTGTGGCGATTCTCACACTTCTACCCACGGGGCCTTCGGGGCGATCGCCTTTGGCATTGGCACTTCCCAAGTGCGGGACGTGTTGGCAGCCCAGAGTTTGAGCTTAAATAAGTTAAAAGTAAGAAAAATTGAGGTTAACGGTGATTTAGCCCCTGGGGTCTACGCCAAGGACGTGATTCTCCACATTATCCGCAAATTGGGCGTTAAGGGCGGGGTGGGCTATGCCTATGAGTATGCCGGATCAACCTTTGTCGCCATGAATATGGAAGAACGCATGACCGTTTGTAATATGTCCATTGAGGGGGGAGCTCGCTGCGGCTATATCAACCCAGATGAAGTAACTTTTGCATACCTCAAAGGGCGGGAGTTTGCTCCCCAAGGGGAAGATTGGGACAAGGCAGTGCAATGGTGGCGCAGTATTGCCAGTGAACCCGATGCGGTGTACGACGATGTGGTTTCCTTCCGGGCAGAGGACATTGAACCCACCGTTACCTGGGGCATTACCCCCGGCCAAGGCATTGGCATCAGTGAGCCGGTTCCTACCCTTGACAGCCTCAACCCCGATGATCAGGCGATCGCCAGCGAAGCCTACAAATATATGCAATTCCAGCCGGGACAACCGCTGAAAGGCACCAAGGTCGATGTTTGTTTCATTGGTAGTTGCACCAATGGTCGTTTGAGCGACCTGGAGGAAGCCGCTAAGGTAGCCAAGGGTCACCAGGTAGCGGCCGGGGTAAAAGCTTTTGTGGTGCCCGGTTCCGAACAAGTCAAGCAACAGGCCGAAGCAGCAGGGCTAGATCAAATTTTCCAAGCGGCGGGTTTTGAATGGCGAGAAGCAGGCTGTTCCATGTGTTTGGCCATGAACCCCGACAAACTCCAGGGTGATCAACTGAGTGCTTCCTCTTCCAACCGTAACTTTAAGGGTCGTCAGGGTTCTGCCTCTGGCCGTACTTTGTTAATGAGTCCAGCGATGGTCGCGGCGGCGGCCATTACGGGGCAAGTAGCTGATGTGCGGGAAGTACTAGGCTAA
- a CDS encoding EAL domain-containing protein gives MSTILVVEDEAIIRELIGETLSLENYKILEAENGAVALGLLNSLEVMPDLIICDVMMPEMDGHGLITALQKNAKTAAIPFIFLTALGTMQDFRKGMNSGADDYLIKPFKQEDLLNAVNSRLQKQAKLSAFYQGSISSSLTERPRRSGTIGTPTLTPDEAEIWRDLEVGLNTGQVFLFYQPKVSIHNHCLAGCEALIRWHHPRKGFVSPGLFIPIAEKTGFISVVGEWVIETVLRQCQQWQYQGLDPIQVAINISARQFHGEDLICILRLGTHKYDVSPQQLEVELTETLLVKNVQDSIKQLNELRAEGFSVAIDDFGTGYSSLSYLQQFPFDVLKIDQSFVRHIDKNAKNKTITASIINLAHELELRVTAEGVETWAEYDTIAHMGCDELQGYLFSRPLPVADFTELLSRGTDVPILPLRR, from the coding sequence ATGAGTACTATTTTAGTTGTCGAGGATGAAGCCATTATTCGGGAGTTAATTGGCGAAACCCTGAGTCTGGAAAATTATAAGATTCTAGAAGCAGAAAATGGGGCGGTGGCCCTGGGGCTGCTCAACTCCTTGGAGGTGATGCCCGACTTGATCATCTGTGATGTGATGATGCCGGAAATGGATGGCCATGGCTTGATTACAGCCCTGCAAAAGAACGCCAAAACCGCGGCTATTCCCTTCATTTTTCTGACAGCTCTGGGTACTATGCAGGATTTTCGTAAGGGCATGAATTCCGGCGCGGATGATTACTTAATTAAGCCTTTTAAACAAGAAGATTTACTGAATGCGGTTAATAGCCGTCTGCAAAAACAAGCCAAGTTGTCAGCCTTTTATCAGGGGAGTATATCTAGTTCCTTGACCGAGAGGCCACGCCGTTCTGGTACCATCGGTACACCGACCCTCACCCCGGATGAAGCGGAAATTTGGCGGGATTTAGAAGTGGGTTTAAACACTGGGCAAGTTTTTCTCTTCTACCAACCCAAAGTATCTATCCACAACCATTGTTTGGCCGGCTGTGAAGCCTTGATCCGTTGGCACCATCCCCGTAAAGGTTTTGTTTCGCCGGGACTTTTCATCCCGATCGCCGAAAAAACTGGCTTTATCAGCGTGGTGGGGGAATGGGTAATTGAAACAGTTTTACGTCAATGTCAGCAATGGCAGTACCAAGGGCTGGACCCGATACAAGTGGCAATCAACATTTCTGCCCGACAATTCCATGGAGAAGACCTAATTTGCATTTTGCGGCTCGGCACCCATAAGTATGATGTCAGTCCCCAACAATTGGAAGTGGAATTAACCGAAACTTTGTTGGTGAAAAATGTCCAGGATTCCATTAAGCAGTTGAATGAACTCCGGGCTGAGGGTTTCAGTGTGGCGATCGACGACTTTGGCACTGGTTACTCTTCCCTAAGTTATCTGCAGCAGTTCCCCTTTGATGTGCTGAAAATAGATCAAAGCTTTGTGCGTCACATTGACAAAAACGCCAAGAATAAAACTATCACCGCCTCAATTATCAACCTAGCCCACGAACTAGAGTTGCGAGTAACGGCTGAAGGGGTGGAAACCTGGGCAGAATACGATACCATTGCCCACATGGGGTGTGACGAGTTACAAGGCTATCTTTTTAGTCGTCCTCTGCCAGTGGCAGATTTCACCGAGTTGTTAAGCCGGGGCACGGATGTTCCTATTTTGCCCCTACGGCGCTGA
- the stpA gene encoding glucosylglycerol 3-phosphatase has translation MVLHQQRFSLDHGAFCQTLAQTENLLIVQDLDGVCMELVQDPLSRRLDADYVRATTLFAEHFYVLTNGEHVGKRGVQGIVEQSFGDASFVQQEGLYLPGLAAGGVQWQDRHGKVSHPGVGQTELEFLAAVPEKITNCLKTFFGDRPHSLSPEQLQTGIEASVLDNVASPTANLNTLANLLQDFPQIYRDLQETMAQLLDQLMAEAVAQGLGNSFFVHYAPNLGRDERGKEIIRWAKAGDSGTTDFQFMLRGGVKEAGVLALLNRYYHNRTGQYPLGESFSARQAPPSHQDLLHLVKAQFDPALMPLIIGVGDTVTSQVDEATGEIRRGGSDRQFLQLIQDLGDWGNHGNLVVYVDSSQGEVKNRQPLQLETVAGQTQVVAGPGDMRDREEPLKINVAFPGGHDQYVAAFKQAAQRRRVHFSQ, from the coding sequence ATGGTATTACACCAACAACGTTTCTCCCTCGACCATGGAGCTTTTTGTCAAACCTTAGCCCAAACTGAAAATTTACTCATTGTCCAAGACTTGGATGGGGTCTGCATGGAATTAGTGCAAGATCCCCTCAGTCGCCGCCTGGATGCCGATTATGTCCGGGCCACCACCCTGTTTGCTGAACATTTTTACGTGTTGACCAATGGGGAGCACGTGGGAAAAAGAGGAGTACAGGGCATTGTGGAACAATCCTTTGGGGATGCTTCCTTTGTGCAACAGGAAGGCCTATATTTGCCCGGTTTGGCGGCCGGGGGAGTGCAGTGGCAGGATCGCCATGGCAAAGTAAGTCATCCTGGAGTGGGGCAAACGGAGCTGGAGTTTTTAGCGGCGGTGCCCGAAAAAATCACTAATTGTTTAAAAACCTTTTTTGGCGATCGCCCCCATTCCCTATCCCCAGAGCAATTACAAACGGGCATTGAAGCTTCGGTTTTAGATAATGTGGCTTCCCCCACCGCCAATTTAAATACCTTGGCCAATCTGTTACAAGACTTTCCGCAAATTTACCGAGATTTGCAGGAAACCATGGCTCAATTATTGGATCAGTTGATGGCGGAAGCCGTTGCCCAGGGTTTGGGGAATAGTTTTTTTGTCCACTATGCTCCCAATTTAGGTAGGGATGAACGAGGTAAGGAAATTATTCGTTGGGCCAAAGCTGGGGATTCCGGCACCACCGATTTTCAATTTATGTTGCGGGGTGGGGTCAAAGAAGCCGGGGTTTTGGCTTTGCTAAATCGTTACTATCACAATCGGACAGGGCAATATCCTCTGGGAGAAAGTTTTAGTGCTCGCCAAGCGCCCCCATCCCACCAGGACTTGTTGCATTTGGTGAAAGCGCAATTTGATCCGGCCTTGATGCCGCTGATCATTGGAGTTGGGGATACGGTCACCAGTCAGGTGGATGAAGCTACCGGGGAAATTCGACGTGGCGGGAGCGATCGCCAATTTTTGCAATTAATCCAAGATTTGGGGGATTGGGGAAATCACGGTAACTTAGTGGTGTATGTGGACAGTTCCCAGGGGGAGGTGAAAAATCGCCAACCTCTACAACTAGAAACCGTGGCGGGGCAAACCCAAGTGGTGGCTGGCCCTGGGGATATGCGGGACAGGGAAGAGCCATTGAAGATCAATGTGGCTTTTCCTGGTGGCCATGACCAATATGTAGCGGCGTTTAAGCAGGCGGCCCAGCGCCGAAGAGTCCATTTTTCCCAGTAG